The Ruania alba genome window below encodes:
- a CDS encoding pyridoxamine 5'-phosphate oxidase family protein — translation MSIQGPTAERPTMPDGYGIPSSRDGLLDWADVEKQLTAAKHYWLSTVRPDGTPHSVPRWGVWLDGRFWYDGAPTTRHVRNLESNPAVSLHLESGAEAIIVEGASTATSAQPDDFGARLSAAFSKYHDDGYDPGPDSWAGEQGGGLRVITPSRVLAWFSFPTDCTRFTFHR, via the coding sequence ATGTCCATACAAGGCCCCACTGCAGAACGTCCCACCATGCCGGACGGGTACGGCATTCCATCGAGCCGCGACGGGCTGCTCGACTGGGCCGACGTGGAGAAGCAGCTCACCGCGGCCAAGCACTACTGGCTCAGCACCGTCCGGCCGGACGGCACACCGCACTCGGTGCCCCGCTGGGGCGTGTGGCTCGACGGCCGGTTCTGGTACGACGGCGCCCCGACCACCCGGCACGTCCGGAACCTCGAGAGCAATCCGGCCGTCTCCCTCCACCTGGAATCAGGCGCGGAAGCCATCATCGTCGAAGGCGCCTCGACCGCCACATCCGCACAGCCGGATGACTTCGGGGCGCGGCTGTCCGCGGCCTTCAGCAAGTATCACGACGACGGCTACGACCCGGGGCCCGACTCATGGGCAGGCGAGCAGGGCGGCGGACTCCGTGTCATCACACCGTCCCGGGTGCTGGCCTGGTTCTCCTTCCCCACAGACTGCACCCGGTTCACCTTCCATCGCTGA
- the hpt gene encoding hypoxanthine phosphoribosyltransferase, translating to MDATDMGTDLKEVLLTEEQIGTTLDELAAHIDADYAGKDVLLVGVLKGAVMVMADLSRRLHTPLTMDWMAVSSYGSGTKSSGVVRILKDLDTDIDGRHVLIAEDIIDSGLTLSWLLANLRSRNPASVEVATLLRKPDAAKVDVDVRYVGFDVPSEFVVGYGLDYDGRYRNLPFVGTLAEHVYQR from the coding sequence GTGGACGCGACCGATATGGGCACCGACCTCAAAGAGGTCCTGCTGACCGAGGAACAGATCGGCACGACCCTGGACGAGCTGGCCGCCCACATCGACGCGGACTACGCAGGCAAGGACGTTTTGCTCGTGGGTGTCCTCAAGGGCGCGGTGATGGTGATGGCCGACCTTTCCCGGCGGCTGCACACCCCACTCACGATGGACTGGATGGCCGTGTCGTCCTATGGGTCGGGCACCAAATCCTCCGGTGTGGTGCGCATCCTCAAGGACCTGGACACCGACATTGACGGCAGGCATGTGCTGATCGCCGAGGACATCATCGACTCCGGCCTCACGCTCTCGTGGCTGCTGGCGAACCTGCGCAGCCGCAACCCCGCCTCCGTCGAGGTCGCCACTCTGCTGCGTAAGCCTGACGCCGCGAAGGTGGACGTGGACGTCCGGTACGTCGGCTTTGACGTGCCGAGCGAGTTCGTCGTCGGCTACGGGCTGGACTACGACGGCCGGTACCGGAATCTCCCGTTCGTGGGAACGCTTGCCGAGCACGTCTATCAACGGTGA
- a CDS encoding zinc-dependent metalloprotease, which produces MGANVSDRAIDWPLATSRAAALTRPGPRVPPAELAEFVAELRTSAREAPAHVGAVTGLLEPALQAGSGPVYVIDRPRWTEANIEMLRGTIGDVLPAPSQPWGARFAGEELGVLLSLLASRVLGQYDPFTRRTDGADGTAPGADGAAPLSAQPGRLVLVAPNIWRIHDDLGVRRRDFGMWVCLHEQTHALQFAAAPWLSDHLRERMRSLMSAVTDTDSGAQRLQDLLRALPKVLTGERHDAPAGGLVDAVLSDSERAAMAEMAAVMSLLEGHADVVMDAVGPRVVPTVKKIRKAFEKRRAGTGPIDLLLRRILGLDAKLAQYRNGAAFVRGVVDQVGHEGFNAVWSGPHALPSADEIADPAAWVRRLHS; this is translated from the coding sequence ATGGGTGCGAACGTCAGCGACAGAGCCATCGACTGGCCACTCGCCACGAGTCGCGCCGCGGCCCTGACCCGGCCGGGACCGCGGGTGCCCCCGGCTGAACTCGCCGAGTTCGTGGCCGAGTTGCGTACCTCCGCCCGTGAGGCACCCGCACACGTCGGCGCCGTCACCGGGCTCCTCGAGCCCGCGCTGCAGGCGGGTTCCGGCCCGGTCTACGTAATCGATCGGCCCCGTTGGACCGAGGCGAACATCGAGATGCTTCGGGGCACCATCGGCGATGTCCTTCCTGCCCCCTCCCAACCCTGGGGCGCACGATTCGCCGGTGAAGAGCTGGGCGTCCTCCTCTCCCTGCTCGCCTCCCGCGTCCTCGGTCAGTACGACCCCTTCACCCGTCGCACCGATGGTGCTGACGGCACAGCCCCGGGTGCTGACGGCGCAGCCCCGCTCTCAGCGCAGCCGGGGCGTCTCGTGCTGGTCGCTCCGAACATCTGGCGCATCCACGACGATCTCGGCGTGCGGCGCCGCGACTTCGGGATGTGGGTGTGCCTGCACGAACAGACGCATGCCCTCCAGTTCGCCGCCGCGCCCTGGCTCAGCGACCACCTGCGGGAACGGATGCGGTCACTGATGTCCGCCGTCACGGACACCGACTCCGGAGCGCAACGCCTGCAGGACCTCCTGCGCGCCCTCCCCAAAGTGCTCACCGGCGAACGCCACGACGCCCCGGCCGGGGGGCTCGTGGACGCTGTGCTCAGCGATTCCGAGCGCGCCGCGATGGCGGAGATGGCGGCCGTGATGTCTCTGCTGGAAGGGCACGCGGACGTGGTGATGGACGCCGTCGGACCGCGTGTGGTGCCCACAGTGAAGAAGATCCGCAAGGCATTCGAGAAGCGCCGCGCCGGCACCGGACCGATCGACCTGCTGCTCCGGCGCATCCTCGGACTCGATGCCAAGCTCGCCCAGTACCGCAACGGTGCTGCCTTCGTGCGTGGAGTTGTCGACCAGGTCGGTCATGAGGGTTTCAACGCCGTCTGGTCCGGTCCGCACGCTCTGCCGAGCGCCGACGAGATCGCGGACCCCGCGGCCTGGGTGCGGCGTCTGCACAGCTGA
- a CDS encoding HNH endonuclease → MTSTATGTAFSAPAGNAVLAALRENRTAARAVDIECAELVVAWVGERAIDTATLGALRGGPVFDPDEHAGMPVPDEHAGLPGTEQPMRLAGDGAPLVSDLEFTRLATALGQSNEAALAYVGVVVELAYRLPQLWSRVRAGQVSIYRARAVTRMSKRLPFAGAAWVDAQVAWTIGSCTVAQIERTVSAAMATFDPEQAAKDEQAALEGRHFDIRLDEAATTAAPGPGAGLGVGSVVRVEGGLDLADALDLEAAVSDQARVLAGFLPGTSEDVRRSIAVGDLARGHTTLPIPTTPGSGEGGSEGVSGGGAAPTTTTGTSVVGAPGATGGMGRTVMLYLHLPADALNDHAEAGTGESSGTGEGAGNSGETGPVFGSGVVGRCENTKSPVSKEQIRQWCATAGRILVRPVIDLAGHTDATTYEASPKLREQIILRDGRCRFPYCNRSARSADLDHSVPFDRGGRTSSVNMAALCRRHHRAKTHAGWSYSMITPGVYYWAAPDGAHYLVTPTGTYPIPTAGTSMGARNGRGSPRGGSPPESRHDQPHSKDVAGPPRPDLPGHTDPPPV, encoded by the coding sequence ATGACCTCGACAGCCACTGGTACCGCGTTCTCGGCCCCGGCCGGGAATGCGGTGTTGGCTGCCCTGCGGGAGAACCGGACCGCAGCCCGGGCAGTGGATATCGAGTGCGCCGAGCTGGTGGTGGCGTGGGTGGGTGAGCGGGCGATCGACACGGCCACCCTGGGCGCCTTGAGGGGTGGGCCGGTGTTCGACCCTGATGAACACGCGGGCATGCCGGTTCCGGACGAGCACGCGGGCCTGCCGGGGACGGAGCAGCCGATGCGGTTGGCTGGGGATGGTGCCCCATTGGTCTCGGACCTGGAGTTCACCCGGTTGGCGACCGCGTTGGGGCAGTCGAACGAAGCAGCCCTGGCCTATGTGGGTGTGGTGGTCGAGCTCGCCTACCGGCTACCCCAGTTATGGTCCCGGGTGAGGGCCGGGCAGGTCAGCATCTACCGGGCCCGGGCAGTGACCCGAATGAGCAAGAGACTCCCGTTCGCCGGTGCAGCCTGGGTGGATGCGCAGGTGGCCTGGACGATCGGGTCCTGCACGGTGGCGCAGATTGAGCGGACCGTGAGTGCGGCGATGGCCACGTTTGATCCCGAACAGGCCGCCAAGGACGAACAGGCAGCGTTGGAGGGGCGCCACTTCGATATCCGTCTCGATGAGGCAGCCACCACCGCGGCACCGGGACCAGGAGCAGGATTGGGTGTGGGGTCGGTGGTGCGGGTCGAGGGCGGCCTCGACCTTGCTGACGCGTTGGATCTTGAGGCTGCGGTGTCCGACCAGGCCCGGGTGCTGGCCGGGTTCCTGCCCGGCACCAGCGAGGACGTGCGCCGCTCCATCGCCGTCGGTGACCTCGCCCGCGGACACACCACACTCCCGATCCCCACCACCCCCGGCAGCGGTGAGGGCGGCAGTGAAGGAGTTTCCGGCGGTGGCGCAGCACCGACCACCACGACCGGGACCAGTGTCGTGGGGGCGCCAGGTGCTACTGGTGGGATGGGTCGGACTGTGATGCTCTACCTGCACCTGCCCGCTGACGCCCTCAACGACCACGCCGAAGCCGGCACCGGTGAGAGCTCCGGTACCGGTGAGGGTGCGGGTAACTCTGGTGAAACGGGCCCTGTGTTCGGATCCGGGGTCGTGGGCCGGTGCGAAAACACCAAATCACCGGTCTCGAAAGAGCAGATTCGTCAATGGTGTGCCACCGCCGGCCGAATACTGGTCCGTCCCGTGATCGATCTGGCCGGGCACACCGATGCCACCACGTATGAGGCCAGTCCAAAACTGCGTGAACAGATCATTCTTCGTGACGGGCGGTGCCGGTTTCCCTATTGCAATCGCTCCGCGCGTTCTGCCGATCTGGATCATAGTGTTCCCTTCGACCGCGGCGGCCGGACCAGTTCGGTGAATATGGCCGCCTTGTGTCGACGTCATCACCGGGCGAAAACTCATGCCGGGTGGTCGTATTCGATGATCACCCCCGGCGTGTATTACTGGGCTGCACCCGATGGTGCGCATTACCTGGTCACGCCCACCGGCACGTATCCCATCCCCACCGCCGGCACCAGTATGGGGGCGCGAAACGGACGGGGCAGCCCTCGTGGCGGCAGTCCGCCCGAGAGCAGACACGACCAGCCACACAGCAAGGACGTCGCGGGCCCGCCGCGCCCAGACCTGCCCGGCCACACCGACCCACCACCGGTCTGA
- the tilS gene encoding tRNA lysidine(34) synthetase TilS encodes MPGPQPPVARVRHTVRTFLDERLATGRLRPGDLLLVACSGGPDSLALAAATAFVAPRLGLRAGAVVVDHGLQGGSATIADTARAACADLDLEPATVVRVQMPPDNPDGPEGGARAVRYNALTEEVARTGAAAVLLGHTRDDQAETVLLALARGSGTRSLAGMAAVREPFWRPLLSATRADTHAVCEALGLPVWHDPSNAVDGPWRTADGEPLRRSAIRHVVLPTLTEALGPGVPESLARTAELARADAVLLDELTDQAWERLACSEPNGTVTAPVGELAEVPTAVRRRLLRRLALAAGCPGGALSHAHTERMDALVIAWTGQGPVHLPGGIDAVRTCGRLVLRVGPARPAR; translated from the coding sequence ATGCCCGGTCCACAGCCTCCGGTCGCACGAGTGCGGCACACGGTGCGCACCTTCCTCGACGAGCGCCTCGCCACCGGCCGCCTGCGACCTGGCGACCTGCTCCTGGTGGCCTGCTCCGGCGGCCCCGACTCCCTCGCACTGGCAGCCGCGACAGCTTTCGTCGCGCCTCGTCTCGGCCTGCGAGCCGGCGCCGTCGTGGTCGATCACGGACTCCAGGGAGGCAGCGCCACGATCGCCGATACTGCTCGTGCCGCCTGCGCCGACCTCGACCTCGAACCCGCCACCGTGGTGCGGGTGCAGATGCCCCCCGACAATCCGGACGGCCCGGAAGGTGGTGCACGAGCGGTGCGCTACAACGCGCTCACCGAGGAGGTCGCCCGCACCGGCGCGGCCGCCGTGCTGCTCGGACACACCCGGGATGATCAGGCCGAGACGGTCCTGCTCGCCCTCGCCCGCGGTTCGGGGACCCGATCACTGGCCGGAATGGCCGCCGTCCGGGAGCCGTTCTGGCGCCCCCTGCTGAGTGCGACCCGGGCGGACACGCACGCCGTGTGCGAGGCGCTCGGTCTGCCGGTCTGGCACGACCCGAGCAACGCCGTCGATGGCCCCTGGCGCACCGCTGACGGCGAACCGTTGCGACGGAGCGCGATCCGGCATGTGGTCCTGCCCACACTCACCGAAGCGCTCGGCCCCGGCGTACCCGAGTCGCTCGCACGCACCGCCGAGCTCGCACGGGCCGATGCCGTTCTCCTCGACGAGCTCACCGACCAGGCCTGGGAGCGACTCGCGTGCAGTGAGCCGAACGGCACCGTCACCGCCCCCGTCGGTGAGCTGGCCGAGGTCCCGACGGCGGTCCGCCGCCGCCTCCTGCGACGTCTCGCCCTGGCCGCGGGGTGCCCGGGTGGTGCCCTCTCGCACGCACACACCGAGCGGATGGATGCGCTCGTGATCGCCTGGACCGGACAAGGGCCCGTGCATCTCCCAGGCGGCATCGACGCCGTGCGGACCTGTGGCAGGCTTGTGCTGCGCGTAGGTCCGGCCCGCCCGGCTCGCTGA